The following is a genomic window from Streptomyces lincolnensis.
ACCAACGACATGTTCGCCAGGACGGTTCCCGGCTTCGAGGCGGTCCGCGACAAGGTCTTCACCTACCGCCAGCTGGTCGACCGCTCGCTGCGCCGTCCGCGCACCAACACCCCGGGGGCCGTCTACGCGTACTCCAACACCAACTTCGTGATCGCGGGGATGCTGGTGGAGAAGCTGACGGGTCACCCGGTGCAGACCGCGTACCGGGACCGCATCATCGAACCGCTGAAGCTGCGCGACACCTTCTACGTGCATCCCTCGACACGGATTCCCGGCCGCCACGCCCGCGGTTACCTCACCCCCGACCGGGCGGGAGCCCCGCTGGTCGACGCCACCCGGCAGACCGCGTCCTGGGCGCAGAGCGCGGGCGCGATCGTCTCCACCACCCGTGACCTCAACACCTTCCTCGGCGCACTGCTCGGCGGCCGGCTGACCTCCTCCGCGCAGCTCGCGCAGATGCGGCGCTGGGTGCCGGCGGGCACCGACCAGGCGTACGGCCTCGGCCTGCGCCGCCGCGATCTGTCCTGCGGGGTCTCCGTGTACGGGCACACGGGCGCCGTGCAGGGCTACTACACGTACGCGTTCGCGTCGAAGAACGGCGGCCGCAGCCTCGCCGCGTTCGTCAACACCTCCAACAACGGCACGGTCCACACCACGATGCTGGGCACGCTGGAGTCCGCGTTCTGCGGGAAGCGCGCGAAGGCGCCGCGCGGCCGGAGCGCCCCGGTCGAACGGCACGAGGACATCGCCGCGGGGACCGCCCCGCACTGAGCCCGAGCGGCCCGTCCTTCCCGGCTCCCGTCGCGTTCGGGAACCCGTGCGCCCTGGTGGACGTTGTCCGGACGACCCCGCGGGGTCCCGTACGACGACATCAGGGCGGCGCGATGAGCGAGTTGATTCCCGGGGGCAATCTGGCCCTCCCCGGCGGTGCCGTGGCGGTCCGGATCCCCGGCCCGTTCGACGTGTCCGCGCTCATCACGGACGAGAACGGCACAGTGCGGGGTGACGCCGACTTCGTCTTCTACAACCAGCCGGACGCGCCGGGCGCCCGGCTGCACGGCGACACCCTCACCGTGGATCCGGTGCGCCTGCGCACCGGAGCGGCCCGGGTGACGGTGGTCGTCAGCCCCGCCGACCCCGCCACTCCCCTGGGCCGGCTGCCCGCGCCCACGCTGCATGTCACCGGCGCGGGCGGCCGCA
Proteins encoded in this region:
- a CDS encoding serine hydrolase domain-containing protein, producing the protein MVSATARTGTVVGAVLLSLLAVPAHATPRESTAATGAAVLPKPDLEGLRGDLRTAQRQGAPGAAARIDEHGTVFRTATGIADRTTGRALGNADRFRIGSVTKIFTATVLMQLADEHKLRLDAPVNRYLPGLLPDGRITVRHVLSHRSGLYDYTNDMFARTVPGFEAVRDKVFTYRQLVDRSLRRPRTNTPGAVYAYSNTNFVIAGMLVEKLTGHPVQTAYRDRIIEPLKLRDTFYVHPSTRIPGRHARGYLTPDRAGAPLVDATRQTASWAQSAGAIVSTTRDLNTFLGALLGGRLTSSAQLAQMRRWVPAGTDQAYGLGLRRRDLSCGVSVYGHTGAVQGYYTYAFASKNGGRSLAAFVNTSNNGTVHTTMLGTLESAFCGKRAKAPRGRSAPVERHEDIAAGTAPH